The following are encoded in a window of Nibricoccus aquaticus genomic DNA:
- a CDS encoding immunoglobulin domain-containing protein produces MSLLRRLSGRVSASTLLALTATSLALAQTPVTVFNDTFAGGSTVNSNPTSPANPSLGTAAYQVISGQAFASGTPQIVAPASGQPGALRLGLNSTGAASFSEAQAIFSRYAVKLANLNDYIEAQVTFTAETALLEDGNNGVFFGLFNSSSVAPSSAIALEDPVISQPLPGGRDNSTATLAGYAAVWRGYVSRIWGNTGGTAQYRVYTRTPQTGGFNQEVLATTGTAIVSSPASTFTPLLAGSQYTAVIRFTKTNTDAAPRITVTTAMYPGATATGTPLGNGILTVQANTGSQHMGLVYDAFSFGFRTATNASGGLRVMAINSIDIKTTGRTVIVPVITTQPQSQTVIVGDPATLSVVASGGGDTAGTLSYQWKKNGMDITGATGSSYAIPATIFGDAGNYTVTVTNSIGSTTSSTAILAVNPPAPPSITSDPANQTAVSGGPATFSVTAVGSGLTYQWQKSSDNGASFSNIAGATTATYTITRTQTSSIGQYRVVVTNSTAAVTSAAATLSLTYNFSGIAPSGYAASATGGGSAAAVTVTTAADFKTQAESTADAVITVQGTLTLPAKVSVKSNKTIQGIDGEATLIGNLELASGVSNVVIRGLNITNPAGNGITITGASKVYINHVSFYNCSDTLLAITGGADNVTVSWSEFYYTALAAGNKAVLVGATGETKPLSVTFDHNWWSDNIATHMPETTYGRVHMYNNLFRTEAGTPMGNTTGTLVHANAQLFSERNQYTAITAPLTKEAAAIGLVRAIGDSYTAATGTAVYAGTDFITFAPPYSYQLIPTTSVAADISASAGNTAGASTTTPAPVGTASVTSTATTVPLGGSFTLSAVTTGLNVAPATPVPPYQWRLNGTPLGTPTADPTFTINGATGSNTGNFTVAVLLATGETIVSTPITIAASSGSSTVPSSSSEAAGGGGAPSLWFLGALTFLAGLRRFFRR; encoded by the coding sequence ATGTCCCTCCTCCGTCGTCTCAGTGGTCGTGTCTCTGCGTCCACGCTTCTCGCGCTGACCGCGACTTCTCTAGCGCTCGCGCAAACCCCCGTCACTGTCTTCAACGACACCTTCGCCGGGGGCAGCACCGTAAACTCCAATCCTACGTCGCCAGCCAACCCATCTCTGGGAACCGCTGCCTATCAGGTAATCTCGGGCCAAGCCTTTGCCTCTGGCACCCCTCAGATTGTCGCCCCCGCCTCTGGTCAACCCGGAGCGCTGCGCTTGGGCTTAAACTCCACCGGAGCAGCGAGCTTTTCCGAGGCTCAGGCGATTTTTTCGCGTTACGCCGTCAAGCTGGCCAACCTCAACGACTACATTGAGGCACAGGTCACCTTCACCGCTGAAACGGCCCTCTTGGAGGACGGCAACAACGGCGTCTTTTTTGGCCTTTTCAATTCCAGCTCCGTAGCCCCGAGCAGCGCAATCGCGTTGGAAGATCCCGTCATCAGCCAGCCCCTCCCGGGCGGCAGAGACAACTCCACGGCTACTCTCGCAGGCTACGCAGCCGTTTGGAGGGGTTATGTGTCCAGAATCTGGGGTAACACAGGAGGCACTGCGCAATACCGCGTTTACACGAGGACTCCCCAAACCGGCGGCTTCAATCAAGAGGTGCTCGCGACAACCGGAACCGCGATTGTTTCGAGCCCCGCCTCAACGTTTACGCCCTTACTCGCTGGATCACAATACACCGCCGTCATTCGTTTCACCAAAACGAACACGGATGCCGCTCCACGTATCACCGTCACCACAGCCATGTACCCTGGCGCCACCGCCACCGGTACTCCGTTGGGTAACGGTATCCTTACCGTGCAGGCCAACACCGGTAGCCAGCACATGGGCTTGGTGTACGACGCTTTTAGCTTCGGTTTCAGAACGGCTACCAACGCCAGCGGAGGTTTGCGCGTGATGGCGATTAACTCGATCGACATCAAAACGACCGGCCGGACCGTGATCGTCCCCGTCATCACCACCCAGCCCCAGAGCCAGACCGTGATCGTCGGCGACCCAGCTACCCTCAGCGTCGTCGCCTCCGGTGGCGGCGATACAGCTGGCACCCTCTCCTATCAGTGGAAAAAGAACGGCATGGACATCACCGGCGCTACCGGAAGCTCCTACGCGATTCCCGCCACCATCTTCGGCGACGCCGGCAACTACACCGTTACCGTCACCAACTCCATCGGCAGCACCACCAGCTCCACCGCGATTCTAGCAGTCAATCCTCCCGCTCCTCCCTCCATCACCTCCGATCCTGCCAACCAGACCGCCGTCAGCGGCGGTCCTGCGACATTCTCCGTCACCGCAGTCGGCAGCGGCCTCACCTACCAGTGGCAAAAGAGCTCCGATAACGGTGCCTCCTTTAGCAACATCGCCGGTGCGACAACCGCCACCTACACCATCACCCGCACTCAGACCTCCTCCATCGGCCAGTACCGCGTCGTGGTGACCAACTCCACCGCCGCAGTCACCAGCGCCGCCGCCACCCTCAGCCTCACCTATAACTTCTCTGGCATCGCCCCCAGCGGCTACGCCGCTTCGGCCACCGGCGGCGGCAGCGCCGCAGCCGTCACCGTGACAACTGCGGCCGACTTCAAGACCCAGGCTGAATCCACCGCCGACGCCGTCATCACGGTCCAAGGCACGCTCACCCTGCCCGCCAAAGTCAGCGTGAAGTCCAACAAGACCATCCAAGGCATCGACGGCGAGGCCACCCTCATCGGTAACCTCGAACTCGCCAGCGGCGTTTCCAACGTCGTCATCCGCGGCCTGAATATCACCAACCCAGCCGGCAACGGCATCACCATCACAGGCGCGTCCAAAGTCTACATCAACCACGTCTCGTTTTATAACTGCAGCGACACCTTGCTCGCGATCACTGGTGGCGCCGATAACGTGACCGTCTCATGGAGCGAATTCTACTACACCGCCCTCGCTGCCGGTAACAAAGCAGTCCTGGTCGGTGCGACCGGCGAAACCAAGCCCCTCAGTGTCACCTTCGATCACAACTGGTGGTCGGATAACATCGCCACCCACATGCCCGAGACCACCTACGGCCGCGTGCATATGTACAACAACCTGTTCCGCACCGAGGCCGGCACCCCGATGGGTAACACCACCGGCACGCTCGTCCACGCCAACGCCCAGCTGTTCTCCGAGCGCAACCAGTACACCGCCATCACCGCTCCCCTCACCAAGGAAGCCGCCGCCATCGGCCTCGTCAGGGCAATCGGCGACTCCTACACGGCAGCGACTGGCACGGCCGTTTATGCAGGCACGGACTTCATCACCTTCGCGCCTCCATACTCCTATCAATTGATCCCCACCACCTCCGTCGCCGCCGACATCTCGGCCAGCGCAGGTAACACCGCCGGTGCCTCCACCACCACGCCAGCCCCGGTCGGCACCGCGTCCGTTACATCCACAGCCACCACCGTCCCACTCGGCGGCTCCTTCACGCTGTCTGCCGTGACCACCGGCCTCAACGTTGCCCCGGCCACCCCGGTGCCTCCCTACCAGTGGCGCCTCAATGGTACGCCGCTCGGTACGCCAACCGCCGACCCCACGTTCACCATCAACGGAGCGACCGGCTCCAACACCGGTAACTTCACCGTCGCCGTCCTCCTGGCGACCGGTGAGACCATCGTCAGCACGCCGATCACCATCGCCGCCAGCTCAGGCAGCTCCACCGTCCCCAGCAGCAGCTCCGAAGCTGCCGGCGGCGGCGGCGCTCCCTCCCTCTGGTTCTTGGGCGCACTGACGTTCCTCGCCGGACTCCGCCGGTTCTTCCGCCGCTAA
- a CDS encoding pectate lyase family protein, producing MRATPPLQPATREAQTSSRQPRHPTFALPLTAHPGVVLSLLSHPAWFLTPQPPAKAAARAKRSPGPPPTPDPMLNRFARALRPRAPTPNVMHLLQTPLARILALALLCLAPHVASHAADGYGRNTTGGGSGTTVTVTTAAQLKTYAESTTAYNIIVSGTIDAAATGSSVKVKSNKTIKGANTSATIKGCLDLGSGGVNNVIIQNLNITNPSGDGVTCWGATNVFCTKVNFYDCGDGSFDISQGASKVTVSWCKFSYPTQSAHRFAMILGNVDVSQNYETTLHHNWFAARCDQRMPSGSYSMAHVYNNYFNATGNSYCTNARAGSNWIAENNYYQSVKSPLYEEGGGKIKSSGNTFASCTGLINVATGTGFTLPYGYTLDPTANVPTRVQNGAGNR from the coding sequence ATGCGTGCAACGCCCCCGTTGCAGCCCGCCACGCGCGAAGCACAAACCTCCTCCCGTCAGCCGCGCCACCCCACTTTCGCGCTCCCGCTGACCGCCCACCCCGGCGTCGTTCTTTCGCTGCTTTCTCACCCCGCTTGGTTTCTCACCCCGCAACCGCCCGCCAAGGCTGCTGCGCGCGCGAAGCGTTCCCCCGGCCCGCCCCCAACCCCTGATCCGATGCTCAACCGCTTCGCACGGGCACTCCGTCCGCGCGCACCCACCCCAAACGTTATGCACCTCCTCCAAACTCCGCTCGCCCGCATCCTCGCACTCGCCCTCCTCTGCCTCGCCCCTCACGTCGCCTCCCACGCCGCCGACGGCTACGGCCGCAACACCACCGGCGGCGGCTCCGGCACCACCGTCACGGTCACCACCGCCGCCCAGCTCAAAACCTACGCCGAATCCACCACCGCCTATAACATCATCGTCTCCGGCACCATCGACGCCGCCGCCACCGGCTCCTCCGTGAAGGTCAAATCCAACAAAACCATCAAGGGCGCCAACACCTCCGCCACCATCAAGGGATGCCTCGATCTCGGCAGCGGCGGCGTGAACAACGTCATCATCCAGAATCTCAACATTACCAACCCCTCCGGCGATGGCGTCACCTGCTGGGGCGCGACCAACGTCTTCTGCACCAAGGTTAACTTCTACGACTGCGGCGACGGCTCCTTCGACATCTCTCAAGGCGCCAGCAAGGTCACCGTCTCCTGGTGCAAATTCTCCTACCCCACCCAGAGCGCGCATCGTTTCGCCATGATTCTCGGCAACGTCGACGTCTCTCAAAATTACGAGACCACACTGCATCACAACTGGTTCGCCGCCCGCTGCGATCAGCGCATGCCCTCCGGCAGCTACAGCATGGCGCACGTCTACAACAACTACTTCAACGCCACTGGTAACAGCTACTGCACCAACGCCCGCGCCGGCTCCAACTGGATCGCCGAAAACAACTACTACCAGAGCGTGAAGAGCCCGCTCTACGAAGAGGGCGGCGGCAAAATCAAATCCTCCGGCAACACCTTCGCCAGCTGCACCGGCCTCATCAACGTCGCCACCGGCACCGGCTTCACCCTGCCCTACGGCTACACGCTCGACCCCACCGCCAACGTTCCGACGCGCGTCCAAAACGGCGCCGGCAACCGCTGA